The following coding sequences are from one Candidatus Sysuiplasma acidicola window:
- a CDS encoding aldo/keto reductase: MNYESFGGTGIKVSRLIYGTWYLPHEDAKNNNGIFEVSRERSLEVINRAVEIGINFFDTADVYRGVYDRKSKQPGFEHVGLSEEILGEALSGHDRESFVIVTKVTGRTGPLPNDQGHNRKHIMKAVRDSLSRLKTDYIDIYLLHGPDASTSLENAIRSMNHLIDEGLILHYGVSNFQPEQVEEMFGICRHNGLEPPCAVQEVYNLIDRNFETGRLKVVEKHNMGAMIYSPLAQGVLAGRYSVETKDVPRKTYDELFAERASELAARETVRRVAEVAGTKGASMAGVSLSWLMSKSRNIFPIVGATRIEQLEDSAEATGLRLSDDEIRKLES; encoded by the coding sequence ATGAACTACGAGTCATTCGGCGGAACGGGAATAAAAGTCTCCAGACTGATCTATGGCACTTGGTACCTTCCACATGAAGATGCAAAAAACAACAACGGTATCTTCGAGGTGAGCAGGGAACGCTCTCTTGAAGTGATAAACCGTGCGGTGGAAATCGGTATCAATTTTTTCGACACTGCAGACGTGTACAGGGGTGTCTACGATCGGAAGTCAAAGCAGCCAGGTTTCGAACATGTGGGTCTCTCGGAGGAAATACTCGGTGAAGCGCTGAGCGGGCACGACCGGGAGTCATTTGTGATAGTCACCAAGGTCACCGGACGAACCGGCCCGCTTCCGAATGACCAGGGGCACAACAGGAAGCATATCATGAAGGCCGTCAGGGACAGCCTTTCACGACTGAAAACAGACTATATTGACATTTATCTGCTCCATGGGCCCGACGCATCGACATCACTGGAAAATGCAATAAGATCCATGAACCACCTCATCGACGAAGGACTCATTCTGCATTACGGTGTTTCTAACTTCCAGCCGGAACAGGTGGAGGAGATGTTCGGTATATGCAGGCATAACGGCCTCGAGCCTCCCTGCGCGGTTCAGGAAGTTTACAATCTCATCGACAGGAATTTCGAGACAGGCAGGCTGAAGGTCGTTGAGAAGCACAACATGGGTGCGATGATTTACAGCCCTCTCGCCCAGGGCGTTCTGGCCGGCCGCTATTCAGTGGAAACAAAGGACGTGCCCAGAAAGACTTATGATGAACTGTTCGCGGAAAGGGCGTCCGAACTCGCCGCTCGTGAAACTGTCAGGAGGGTTGCCGAAGTGGCAGGAACGAAAGGAGCTTCAATGGCCGGCGTCTCACTTTCGTGGCTGATGTCAAAGAGCCGTAACATTTTCCCCATAGTCGGCGCAACCAGAATCGAACAGCTGGAGGACAGTGCTGAGGCCACAGGGCTGAGGCTCAGCGATGACGAAATCAGGAAGCTTGAGAGCTGA
- a CDS encoding N-acetylmuramoyl-L-alanine amidase — protein sequence MTESKFKWVKSPNFNDRPAGAITMIVVHHTVIPTLEETVNHFLNPESKVSSHYVLGRDGSIVQMVKDEDRAWHAGVSSWKGVDNCNDYSIGIEVVNKGDGVQPFTEEQYVSLWNLVGTLVSKHDIKRDMIAGHRDIALPPGRKVDPADNFDWSRLAEFADRKQVAALAEIMHSEYRQKHAGTGKS from the coding sequence ATGACAGAGAGCAAGTTCAAATGGGTTAAGTCGCCAAATTTCAACGACAGACCTGCTGGTGCAATAACTATGATCGTAGTGCATCACACGGTGATTCCTACACTCGAAGAAACGGTGAATCACTTTCTGAATCCAGAGTCAAAGGTTAGTTCCCATTATGTTCTGGGAAGAGACGGCAGCATAGTCCAGATGGTGAAGGATGAGGATCGCGCATGGCATGCAGGCGTGAGCAGCTGGAAAGGAGTGGACAACTGCAATGATTACTCCATCGGAATCGAAGTTGTCAACAAAGGCGACGGCGTCCAGCCTTTCACTGAGGAACAGTATGTTTCTCTGTGGAATCTAGTGGGAACCCTTGTGTCGAAACACGACATAAAGAGGGATATGATCGCAGGGCACAGGGATATAGCTCTCCCTCCAGGCAGAAAAGTGGATCCTGCGGATAATTTTGACTGGTCACGCCTTGCAGAATTCGCCGACAGGAAGCAGGTGGCAGCGCTTGCTGAGATCATGCACAGCGAATACAGGCAGAAGCATGCAGGAACCGGCAAGAGCTGA